A section of the Bacillus horti genome encodes:
- a CDS encoding S-layer homology domain-containing protein, which produces MKAFFKVCLCLILFIGILPISQGEVALGASTVSPQIASGYYHTVSLISDGTVWSYGRGNNGQLGEGRYVGRFSPVRTLDLIGVRSVTGGVHQSYAILNDGRVFSWGQNDDGQLGIGSNEGSNRPVQVTDLQNITYISSGLAYHALALDEAGKVWSWGRNTSGQLGNGTNISSNVPVEVTGLEDTVMVAAGGYFSLALKADGTVWSWGHNEQGQLGHGGTTNTNTPIQIPDLSNIVFIAAGGNHSLAIDAQGDVWAWGQNNWGAVGDGTSTNRRSPVKLTGISDIIHIAGGVSHTVAVKRDGSVWSWGLNNYSQLGDGTTTNRHSPVQVSGLEDIRQVTAGAFFSTALKNDGTVWSWGLNSGGELGDRSTETRITPVQNSAILDVTSPIVFQSEIQATDITLNSVTLQWEKAEDNMTRQSELEYRLYMSGLPNLTTIEATERNGMALEDFISDIGTFDVEHLSPGTTFYFNVIVRDKVGLKSIYTMQEVTTASHYTVFYDGNGNTTGTPPVDPTRYDYRGQVTVLDQGDLFKEGYSFIGWNTNQNGTGTDYTPQSSFLIERDTTLYAKWKSDDEEPTPGYHSHLNSLDLNTENGSMILSPHFEPGVLTYTAKLENQLSTIYINTVTVDSEATVTASVYDQSEQLTMGPIQLSSIGEENEPLTLSDGTNIIKLLVESTDGATSLYTIYIERITEPVHPPERPEHPPEQPEMPEYPISPPPPAPPVDQVGVLKTKVKLNQQEISNIVIEKWTTTDKSKKNLELQVKTSELSKWLEKEVVPSIVFAVEEIDLSSTSLFIDGDLLALLHNKGATIKLDTPYSSFTIPADKINDSLFAKESSLLSEPRATSLKLQMIVDHEDKPGSGEALNYSDIKVMTNPIYFSLSATDGKTTLELDTFPAIVEKEIKHTLTEVDGVEGITTAVAIEDGGKLRHVPTKIVEEEDKIVASIKGLANHAYALIWNPQQIASLSGHWAEESIADLASRLIIEGGEDNEYHPASPITRAEFISLMIRGLGIPEKGVSTYRDVPPTSSYSAAIGQAQAYGIIQGYTDMMFNPSATISRQESIVIMNRVAKLLEMNNDMEITELNKIISSFSDGHQIAPWAKHAVALSIRNHLVEGRGHTVNPNHSMTNAEAAVLLHRLLTKTDLIN; this is translated from the coding sequence GTGAAAGCATTTTTCAAAGTTTGTCTTTGTTTGATATTGTTTATTGGAATTCTTCCGATTTCTCAAGGTGAAGTAGCTTTAGGAGCATCTACCGTCTCACCACAAATAGCATCAGGTTACTATCATACCGTTTCACTGATTAGCGATGGTACGGTTTGGTCATATGGGAGAGGAAATAATGGTCAATTAGGTGAGGGGAGATACGTTGGACGTTTTTCTCCTGTAAGGACCTTGGACCTGATAGGTGTAAGGTCTGTTACTGGTGGGGTTCACCAAAGCTATGCCATATTAAATGATGGTCGTGTCTTTAGCTGGGGACAAAATGATGATGGTCAGCTTGGGATTGGAAGTAATGAAGGAAGTAATCGACCTGTACAAGTTACTGACCTCCAGAACATTACGTACATTTCAAGCGGATTAGCTTATCACGCACTTGCTTTAGATGAAGCAGGGAAGGTTTGGAGCTGGGGGAGAAATACATCAGGACAATTAGGAAATGGAACGAATATTTCTTCAAATGTCCCTGTTGAAGTAACAGGTTTAGAGGATACTGTAATGGTTGCAGCAGGTGGTTACTTTAGTTTAGCTCTCAAAGCAGATGGTACGGTTTGGTCATGGGGTCACAATGAGCAAGGTCAATTAGGTCATGGTGGCACAACTAATACAAATACTCCAATTCAGATACCTGATTTGAGTAATATCGTCTTCATAGCGGCTGGTGGTAACCATAGTCTAGCCATAGATGCTCAGGGAGACGTTTGGGCATGGGGACAAAATAATTGGGGAGCAGTGGGAGATGGAACAAGTACAAATCGTCGCTCTCCAGTGAAGCTTACAGGAATAAGCGATATTATTCACATAGCTGGAGGGGTATCCCATACTGTAGCTGTAAAGAGGGATGGGAGCGTTTGGAGCTGGGGACTTAATAATTATTCACAATTAGGGGATGGGACCACTACAAACCGTCACTCCCCTGTTCAGGTGTCGGGCTTGGAGGATATAAGACAGGTTACAGCAGGAGCTTTTTTTAGTACAGCATTAAAAAATGATGGTACAGTATGGAGCTGGGGTTTGAATAGTGGAGGTGAGTTAGGGGACAGAAGTACTGAAACTAGAATTACTCCTGTACAAAATTCAGCCATCTTAGATGTTACTTCACCGATTGTTTTTCAGAGCGAAATTCAAGCTACAGACATAACGTTAAACAGCGTGACACTCCAATGGGAAAAAGCAGAGGACAATATGACACGTCAGTCTGAGCTAGAGTATCGCTTGTATATGTCCGGATTACCCAATCTAACAACAATAGAAGCTACAGAAAGAAACGGAATGGCATTAGAGGATTTCATAAGTGATATAGGAACTTTTGATGTTGAACACCTTTCACCTGGTACGACCTTCTATTTTAATGTTATAGTACGCGATAAAGTAGGGCTAAAAAGCATTTATACCATGCAAGAAGTGACAACAGCATCTCATTACACTGTTTTCTATGACGGTAATGGGAATACAACTGGAACGCCACCTGTTGATCCAACTCGATATGATTATAGAGGTCAAGTGACCGTTTTAGATCAAGGAGATTTATTTAAAGAGGGTTATTCGTTTATAGGGTGGAATACGAATCAAAATGGAACAGGTACAGATTATACACCACAAAGCTCTTTTTTGATAGAAAGGGATACAACTTTATATGCAAAGTGGAAGTCAGATGACGAGGAACCAACTCCTGGGTATCATAGTCACTTAAATTCACTAGATTTGAATACGGAAAATGGTTCGATGATCCTAAGTCCTCACTTTGAGCCAGGTGTATTAACGTATACAGCTAAACTAGAGAATCAGCTGTCTACAATTTATATTAATACCGTAACGGTGGATAGTGAGGCTACAGTAACCGCTAGTGTCTATGATCAAAGTGAACAGCTAACGATGGGTCCAATCCAACTTTCCTCAATTGGGGAGGAAAACGAGCCTTTAACTTTAAGTGATGGGACGAATATCATAAAGCTACTGGTAGAATCAACAGATGGAGCAACAAGCTTATATACCATTTACATTGAGCGTATAACCGAGCCTGTACACCCGCCTGAACGACCGGAGCATCCACCTGAGCAACCGGAAATGCCGGAATATCCGATTTCACCTCCTCCTCCTGCACCACCAGTGGATCAAGTTGGCGTTCTAAAAACAAAGGTGAAGCTGAATCAACAAGAAATTAGTAATATCGTCATAGAGAAATGGACAACAACAGATAAGTCCAAAAAAAATCTGGAGCTGCAGGTAAAGACAAGTGAGCTAAGCAAGTGGCTTGAAAAAGAGGTTGTGCCTTCCATAGTCTTTGCTGTAGAAGAAATAGATTTAAGCAGTACGTCTCTATTCATTGATGGAGATTTATTAGCGCTGCTACACAATAAAGGAGCTACAATTAAGCTAGATACTCCATACAGCAGCTTTACCATTCCAGCAGACAAAATAAATGATAGTTTATTCGCCAAAGAGTCTAGTCTATTGTCTGAACCAAGGGCGACCTCATTAAAGCTTCAGATGATTGTCGATCATGAAGATAAGCCTGGAAGCGGTGAAGCTCTTAATTATTCAGATATAAAAGTAATGACTAATCCTATTTATTTTTCACTTAGTGCTACCGATGGGAAAACAACATTAGAGCTAGATACGTTCCCTGCAATAGTAGAGAAAGAGATTAAACACACGCTCACAGAAGTAGATGGGGTAGAGGGGATAACCACAGCTGTTGCGATAGAAGATGGTGGAAAATTACGTCATGTGCCAACAAAAATTGTTGAAGAAGAAGATAAGATTGTAGCTAGCATTAAAGGTTTAGCAAATCATGCTTATGCCCTTATCTGGAATCCCCAGCAGATAGCTAGCTTAAGCGGGCATTGGGCAGAAGAGAGTATCGCTGATTTAGCTTCCAGGCTAATCATAGAAGGTGGAGAGGATAACGAATATCATCCTGCTTCTCCGATAACACGTGCTGAATTCATATCTTTAATGATAAGAGGGCTCGGTATACCAGAAAAGGGAGTATCCACATACAGGGATGTTCCTCCAACATCTTCGTATAGTGCTGCAATCGGTCAAGCTCAAGCGTATGGAATCATTCAAGGCTATACGGATATGATGTTTAACCCTTCTGCTACGATAAGTCGTCAGGAGTCTATTGTGATCATGAATAGAGTCGCAAAGCTTCTTGAAATGAATAATGACATGGAGATAACAGAGCTTAACAAAATAATATCAAGCTTCAGCGATGGGCATCAGATTGCTCCATGGGCTAAGCATGCTGTCGCTCTTAGTATAAGAAATCATCTAGTGGAAGGCAGGGGTCATACAGTTAACCCGAATCACTCAATGACAAATGCCGAAGCAGCCGTCTTACTTCACAGGCTTTTAACTAAAACTGATTTGATTAACTAA
- a CDS encoding 5'-nucleotidase C-terminal domain-containing protein encodes MKKYFVSMTICLLLVVTLFAPLTSTQAELGLSDIQQSTHKAQIEELYHLGIIQGTPEGDFQPTRPLTKAEAATMLVRGFNLSPIHPIEKKEETMSKTTTYADPLGVIDDSFSIPSADDIEGHWALSSIEGLLKVRADQVNDQKYQPTSTISKKAWIEMLGKIIFGADQAIDYTKEMVEAGLASSQLAESSESITREEAVASLHRILTNPEFKIITIFATSDIHAHLEPYVPNGAESEIGGLAKMSQVINEARQTQPHTLLVDGGDAPYNTNIGNLTEGASTIDVMNAMQYDAMVLGNHDFDFPFEVLERNAGHATFPFLSANTLYQKEQPDFLASSVIKEVAGLRIGIVGVTDDKSHYYTHPKNVEGITFEEQFEAAQKAVDEIREETDLMIGLSHLHGNNQVLPTKVEGLDIVLGGGQDIVDFPKKIGSSWLISPGKHAETLNQINVQVLNGEMIGMNFAHIFMTYNLEEDPEVATIIERYSNQIGEKMKAVVGTTLINLDGERQTVRLKESNLGNLVADSLRDLTGADIALQNGGSIRASIGVGEMTLEDIYSVLPFDNTVVMVEATGQTIWDALEHGVSTYPAAAGGFLQVSGLEYTFDAAQEPGSRIIEVTINGTPIDKEKTYKVAANDFLTGGGDMFDMLKDETTEILKTKHYLRDALTEYLEQNPTVNPQLEGRIHVLNPQEQE; translated from the coding sequence ATGAAGAAATACTTTGTATCTATGACGATATGTCTACTACTTGTAGTCACGTTATTTGCACCATTAACCTCCACACAAGCCGAGCTAGGACTATCTGATATTCAGCAGTCCACCCATAAGGCTCAAATTGAAGAGCTATACCACCTAGGAATCATCCAAGGAACACCAGAGGGAGATTTTCAGCCAACACGTCCCCTAACAAAAGCAGAAGCTGCAACAATGCTGGTGCGTGGGTTTAATCTTAGTCCCATCCATCCTATTGAGAAGAAAGAAGAGACGATGAGTAAAACCACTACATATGCCGACCCACTTGGGGTCATTGATGATTCTTTTTCCATTCCTTCAGCTGATGATATTGAAGGACATTGGGCCTTATCCTCCATTGAAGGTTTGTTAAAAGTAAGAGCTGACCAAGTTAATGATCAAAAGTATCAGCCTACTTCCACCATCTCCAAGAAAGCATGGATTGAAATGCTAGGAAAAATTATATTTGGTGCTGATCAAGCTATAGATTATACGAAGGAAATGGTTGAAGCAGGGCTTGCTTCTTCCCAATTAGCCGAATCATCTGAGTCTATAACTAGAGAGGAAGCAGTAGCAAGCTTACACCGAATTCTAACGAACCCAGAATTTAAAATCATCACGATCTTTGCTACTTCGGATATTCACGCTCATTTGGAGCCTTATGTACCAAACGGTGCAGAAAGTGAGATTGGTGGTCTAGCTAAAATGAGTCAGGTTATTAACGAGGCTCGCCAGACACAGCCTCATACTCTACTCGTTGATGGCGGAGATGCTCCTTACAATACGAACATTGGGAATTTAACAGAAGGTGCTTCAACGATAGATGTCATGAATGCCATGCAATATGATGCCATGGTACTAGGTAACCATGATTTTGATTTCCCATTCGAAGTCCTTGAGCGTAATGCAGGTCATGCTACGTTCCCCTTCCTATCCGCAAACACTTTGTACCAGAAAGAACAACCTGACTTTCTAGCTTCCTCAGTAATTAAGGAGGTCGCTGGATTACGTATTGGCATTGTTGGAGTGACGGATGATAAGTCTCATTACTATACTCACCCTAAGAATGTAGAAGGCATTACCTTTGAAGAGCAGTTTGAAGCAGCACAAAAAGCTGTGGACGAAATTAGAGAAGAAACAGATCTGATGATTGGATTATCTCATCTACATGGGAACAATCAGGTATTACCAACAAAGGTAGAAGGATTAGATATTGTTCTTGGGGGTGGACAGGATATTGTTGACTTCCCGAAAAAAATAGGATCTAGCTGGCTCATTTCACCAGGAAAACATGCTGAAACATTGAACCAGATTAATGTACAGGTGTTGAATGGAGAAATGATCGGCATGAACTTTGCGCACATTTTTATGACCTACAATTTAGAGGAAGATCCTGAGGTAGCTACCATTATAGAACGCTATTCCAATCAAATTGGGGAAAAAATGAAGGCTGTAGTTGGTACAACCTTAATTAATCTAGACGGAGAAAGACAGACTGTGCGGTTGAAAGAGTCTAATTTAGGAAACCTTGTAGCAGATAGTTTAAGAGATTTAACTGGGGCCGACATTGCCCTCCAAAATGGGGGAAGCATACGTGCTAGCATCGGTGTAGGAGAAATGACATTAGAGGACATTTACTCTGTACTTCCATTTGATAATACAGTCGTTATGGTAGAAGCAACTGGTCAGACAATCTGGGATGCTTTAGAGCACGGAGTATCAACATATCCAGCAGCGGCAGGGGGTTTTCTACAAGTATCTGGATTGGAGTATACATTTGATGCAGCACAAGAACCTGGTTCTCGCATTATCGAGGTAACCATTAATGGTACTCCAATAGATAAAGAGAAGACTTACAAAGTCGCTGCGAATGATTTCCTCACTGGCGGAGGCGATATGTTTGATATGTTAAAAGACGAAACAACAGAAATCTTGAAAACTAAGCACTACTTACGTGACGCTTTAACTGAGTATCTAGAGCAAAATCCAACTGTGAATCCTCAATTAGAAGGGCGAATTCATGTATTGAACCCTCAAGAACAGGAGTAA
- a CDS encoding PTS sugar transporter subunit IIA, whose protein sequence is MLDQLLQEEFIQLKGHVLDWKDAIRVAAQPLLDNGAIEAEYVQAMIRSVEELGPYIVIAPKIALPHARPEQGVKRMGMSLLTLKEAVPFSEKKEHEVQLIVVLAAVDDKSHLKALSQLSMLLSEGDNTDKLIKATDKEMIRRYIVAYSDEEGEDQ, encoded by the coding sequence ATGCTAGACCAGTTACTACAAGAAGAATTTATTCAGCTCAAGGGCCATGTACTGGATTGGAAGGATGCTATTCGAGTTGCTGCCCAGCCACTCTTGGACAATGGAGCGATTGAAGCAGAGTATGTTCAAGCGATGATTCGAAGTGTCGAAGAACTTGGCCCCTATATCGTTATTGCACCAAAAATTGCTTTACCACATGCTAGACCTGAACAAGGTGTTAAGCGTATGGGGATGAGTCTTTTGACGCTAAAGGAAGCAGTGCCTTTTTCAGAGAAAAAAGAGCATGAGGTCCAACTCATTGTTGTATTAGCAGCTGTGGATGATAAAAGTCATCTTAAAGCGTTATCACAGCTCTCTATGCTTTTATCGGAAGGTGATAACACAGACAAGCTTATAAAAGCTACGGATAAAGAGATGATTCGCCGCTACATAGTAGCATATTCAGATGAAGAGGGGGAAGACCAATGA
- a CDS encoding PTS sugar transporter subunit IIB — protein sequence MKKILVVCGNGLGSSFILEMNVKKALGEIGAEAEVSHTDLATSKTEQADIYLGSKDIVDQLDNGQRTIVGLNNIMSQDEIKQALEEHFKKG from the coding sequence ATGAAAAAAATACTAGTGGTCTGTGGAAATGGTTTAGGAAGTAGCTTTATTTTAGAGATGAATGTTAAAAAAGCGCTAGGTGAAATAGGAGCAGAAGCAGAGGTTTCTCACACTGACTTAGCGACGAGTAAGACTGAACAAGCGGATATTTATCTTGGGTCAAAGGATATTGTTGATCAGCTTGATAATGGTCAAAGAACCATTGTAGGGCTAAACAATATTATGAGCCAGGATGAAATTAAGCAGGCATTAGAGGAACATTTTAAGAAAGGGTGA
- a CDS encoding PTS ascorbate transporter subunit IIC, which produces MLDFIMLDILGTPAILVGLFALFGLLLQKKAIADVVSGTLKTIMGFLILEAGAGILIGSLDSFGAMFDQAFNLQGVIPNNEAIVALAQETFGTETAMIMLFGMLVNILLARFTPFKYIFLTGHHTLFMACLIAVILITGGITGIPMVIIGSLLLGALMVLSPAMLQPYMRKITGSNDVAMGHFGSVGYLVSGAIGKLVGDPKKSTEEIKVPKSLGFLRDTSVSVALTMTILFVVVAVAAGAGFVESELSDGQNFLVYALLQAIIFAAGVYIILAGVRILLSEIVPAFKGIADKAVPNAIPALDAPTVFPFASNAVVIGFFSSFVAGLLAMFILPMLGLRVIVPGLVPHFFTGAAAGVFGNATGGRRGAIVGAFANGLLISFLPALLLPVLGSLGFQGTTFGDADFGIVGIILGNIISFFR; this is translated from the coding sequence ATGCTTGATTTCATTATGCTAGACATCTTAGGTACGCCTGCTATCTTAGTGGGGCTATTTGCTCTATTCGGATTACTCCTGCAAAAGAAAGCTATTGCAGATGTAGTTTCTGGGACATTAAAGACGATCATGGGCTTCTTAATTTTAGAGGCGGGAGCAGGAATCCTAATCGGTTCATTAGATTCCTTTGGAGCGATGTTTGACCAAGCATTTAACCTACAAGGGGTAATCCCTAATAACGAGGCCATTGTGGCTCTTGCTCAAGAGACATTTGGTACCGAAACGGCCATGATTATGCTTTTCGGAATGCTTGTAAATATTTTACTTGCTCGTTTCACACCGTTTAAATACATTTTCTTGACAGGGCATCACACGTTGTTTATGGCATGTTTAATTGCTGTTATCTTAATCACAGGTGGAATTACTGGAATTCCTATGGTGATTATTGGTTCACTGTTACTAGGAGCTCTAATGGTTCTATCACCAGCGATGCTTCAGCCGTACATGCGTAAAATTACAGGATCTAATGATGTAGCTATGGGGCATTTTGGGTCTGTAGGCTACTTGGTTTCTGGTGCTATTGGTAAATTAGTAGGAGATCCGAAGAAATCGACAGAGGAAATCAAGGTCCCTAAATCTTTAGGCTTCCTTAGAGACACCTCAGTGTCAGTAGCATTAACAATGACGATTCTATTTGTTGTTGTCGCTGTGGCAGCTGGAGCAGGCTTTGTAGAAAGTGAGCTTAGTGATGGTCAAAACTTCTTAGTTTATGCCTTACTTCAAGCGATCATTTTTGCCGCAGGGGTGTACATCATTTTAGCCGGTGTACGTATTCTCCTCTCTGAAATTGTTCCAGCCTTTAAAGGAATTGCTGATAAAGCTGTCCCAAATGCGATACCAGCCTTAGATGCGCCTACAGTATTTCCGTTTGCGTCTAATGCTGTTGTCATTGGCTTCTTTTCCAGCTTTGTGGCCGGGTTACTAGCGATGTTTATCCTGCCGATGCTAGGGCTCAGAGTGATTGTGCCAGGGCTTGTCCCGCACTTCTTTACGGGTGCAGCTGCAGGGGTATTTGGAAACGCAACAGGTGGAAGACGCGGGGCAATAGTTGGAGCATTTGCTAACGGCCTGCTGATTAGCTTTCTACCGGCGTTACTCTTACCTGTCCTTGGTTCCTTGGGCTTCCAAGGAACGACGTTTGGAGATGCTGACTTTGGTATTGTAGGGATTATTCTGGGCAATATCATTTCATTTTTTCGATAA
- a CDS encoding GDSL-type esterase/lipase family protein, translating to MSVQKETENQRLLYVAFGNSLTLGVGAGYAPGFVQRYRCLAETELQRRVIGRIYARSGATAGEIATFLDSYQAEQAIKHASIITISAGGNDLILAAKHYLQTKDKSRFTQALSESQAAVAKMLTIISTIKATQAKPYIIRLLGLYNPLPEIALGDKWVQAFNSGLHGFSNKNIRVANVFSAFKGNERELLSQDRVHPNAKGYEVIANTLHQLGYAPLI from the coding sequence GTGAGTGTTCAGAAGGAAACAGAAAATCAGCGTCTTCTTTACGTTGCTTTTGGAAATTCATTGACGCTTGGAGTAGGTGCGGGATATGCACCAGGGTTTGTTCAAAGGTATAGGTGTTTGGCAGAAACAGAACTACAGAGGAGGGTAATTGGACGTATCTATGCCAGATCTGGAGCAACGGCTGGTGAAATTGCCACATTTCTCGACTCTTACCAGGCTGAGCAAGCTATTAAGCACGCCTCAATCATAACAATTAGTGCTGGTGGAAATGATTTAATTCTTGCAGCTAAACATTATCTTCAAACGAAGGATAAAAGTAGGTTTACCCAAGCTTTATCTGAAAGCCAAGCAGCCGTTGCTAAAATGCTAACCATTATTTCCACTATAAAAGCCACTCAAGCTAAGCCCTATATCATACGTTTGCTAGGTTTATACAATCCTCTTCCTGAAATTGCGTTAGGGGATAAATGGGTTCAAGCTTTTAATAGTGGGCTACATGGATTCTCCAACAAAAATATACGCGTTGCCAATGTTTTTTCTGCTTTTAAAGGAAATGAACGTGAACTGCTTTCACAGGATCGAGTACACCCTAATGCAAAGGGCTATGAAGTGATAGCGAATACGCTGCATCAACTTGGCTATGCTCCACTCATTTAA
- a CDS encoding HAD family hydrolase, protein MDTKSGIGFDHVAIKNVNIEAADIETIILDMDGTLLDEENQVTDEVKNYLMELRARGMYVFIATGRTINEIKDICPPDLKVDGMVTANGMAVFIKDQKQIEHFLPSQLIQEVIDQAGERGIFYEIHPEHGRGYALSRDKGYMEKMLEARPATVNENEWFSLVRSIKDEIAWKDKLEPEKLTKIYFFSPNLSVIQVWQEKLEEIKARIPFSTFSSTKHNVEIMVDGVSKATGIKYILKHYGLSAKHALAIGDGENDLPMFGLVSHPVAMKNAPEHVKEHTQIVTDFSHQENGVYHFLKKCFS, encoded by the coding sequence ATGGATACGAAGAGTGGGATAGGATTTGATCATGTGGCTATAAAAAATGTAAATATAGAAGCTGCAGATATAGAAACAATTATTTTAGATATGGATGGAACGCTACTTGATGAGGAGAATCAAGTGACAGATGAAGTTAAGAACTACTTAATGGAGCTAAGGGCAAGAGGAATGTATGTATTTATTGCGACGGGAAGAACGATTAATGAAATCAAGGACATTTGCCCTCCTGACCTAAAAGTAGATGGTATGGTAACAGCCAATGGAATGGCTGTATTTATTAAGGATCAGAAGCAAATTGAACACTTTTTACCTTCACAGCTTATTCAAGAGGTCATTGATCAAGCAGGTGAGCGTGGAATTTTTTATGAAATTCATCCAGAGCATGGTCGTGGTTACGCTTTAAGTAGAGATAAAGGCTACATGGAAAAAATGCTTGAAGCAAGACCGGCAACTGTAAATGAAAATGAATGGTTTTCCTTGGTTCGTTCTATAAAGGATGAAATAGCCTGGAAGGACAAGCTTGAGCCTGAAAAGCTGACAAAGATTTATTTCTTCAGCCCTAACTTAAGCGTGATTCAGGTTTGGCAGGAAAAGCTGGAGGAGATCAAGGCTAGAATACCTTTTTCTACTTTTTCATCGACAAAGCATAATGTTGAGATTATGGTTGATGGCGTATCGAAGGCAACAGGAATTAAGTATATTTTAAAGCATTATGGACTTTCTGCTAAGCATGCACTTGCCATTGGAGATGGAGAAAATGACTTACCTATGTTTGGTTTAGTTTCTCATCCTGTGGCTATGAAAAATGCTCCTGAGCATGTAAAGGAGCACACACAGATCGTGACTGACTTTTCTCATCAAGAAAACGGAGTGTATCACTTTTTGAAGAAATGCTTCAGTTAA
- a CDS encoding MalY/PatB family protein — protein sequence MRYNFDETVNRLQTASVKWDGVEKHFGDKEILPLWVADMDFKAPDPVIEAMKKRAEHGVFGYTIRTEAYYQAIIDWFEKRHHWSIEKDWILHCPGVVTALSLLVQTYTEPGDKVLIQPPVYHPFSYVIERNDREVLNNPLKLEDGQYKMDFDDLRRKLDEHQVKLFILCNPHNPGGRVWSKEELKELGDICLEYGVLIISDEIHCDLVYAGHTHTPMMTLSEELTQHTIVCTAPSKTFNLAGLQAANIIIPSSKLRSAFRKTLAAQFIELTNTFGAVATEAAYKYGEEWLEQCLEYLQGNVDFLIHFIEERLPQLNVMKPEGTYLVWIDCRALGLSFKELEKFTRQQAKVAFNEGYIFGVEGEGFTRINVACSRSILEEGLHRLEKAIQELEMNR from the coding sequence ATGCGTTACAACTTCGACGAAACAGTAAACCGTCTACAAACCGCTTCCGTGAAATGGGATGGAGTGGAAAAACATTTTGGGGATAAGGAAATTCTCCCGTTATGGGTAGCTGATATGGATTTCAAAGCACCGGATCCTGTCATAGAGGCTATGAAGAAAAGAGCCGAGCACGGAGTATTTGGTTATACGATCCGCACTGAGGCGTATTATCAAGCAATCATTGATTGGTTTGAAAAAAGACATCACTGGAGCATTGAAAAAGATTGGATTTTGCATTGTCCAGGAGTTGTAACGGCTCTCAGTTTATTAGTTCAAACTTATACGGAGCCTGGTGATAAGGTATTGATTCAGCCTCCTGTGTATCATCCATTCAGTTATGTGATCGAAAGAAACGATCGTGAAGTTTTGAATAATCCTCTTAAGCTAGAGGATGGTCAATATAAAATGGATTTTGATGATCTACGTAGAAAGCTAGATGAGCACCAAGTGAAGCTGTTTATTCTATGTAATCCTCATAACCCTGGTGGAAGAGTATGGAGTAAGGAAGAGCTTAAGGAATTGGGAGACATTTGCTTGGAGTATGGTGTGTTAATCATTTCTGATGAAATTCACTGTGATCTAGTATATGCTGGTCACACTCACACTCCAATGATGACACTTTCAGAGGAATTAACCCAACATACAATTGTTTGTACCGCTCCGAGTAAGACGTTTAATTTAGCTGGACTACAAGCAGCCAACATCATTATTCCTAGTTCAAAGCTACGCAGTGCCTTCAGAAAAACATTAGCTGCTCAATTTATTGAGCTAACGAATACGTTTGGGGCTGTTGCTACAGAGGCTGCCTATAAGTACGGTGAGGAGTGGTTGGAGCAATGTTTAGAATACCTCCAAGGAAATGTTGACTTTCTAATCCATTTTATCGAAGAACGTCTGCCACAATTAAATGTCATGAAGCCCGAAGGAACATATCTAGTCTGGATTGATTGCCGGGCACTAGGTTTGAGCTTTAAGGAGCTTGAGAAATTTACTAGACAGCAAGCCAAAGTAGCCTTTAACGAAGGATACATCTTCGGTGTAGAAGGTGAAGGCTTTACAAGAATTAATGTAGCCTGCAGCAGATCCATTTTAGAGGAAGGCTTACATAGATTAGAGAAGGCTATTCAAGAGCTTGAAATGAATAGATAG